In Thermococcus stetteri, one genomic interval encodes:
- a CDS encoding amidohydrolase family protein produces MIALIGDVIDAERILRNHAVLVEGNTISAVVPAEKVREFGPDEVYGEDGFFVIPGLINAHTHVAMARFRGLGEDMPTEEWLEKIIWPMEREWTASEIREWARIGIIEALMNGSTTINDHYFFADEIAKEAERVGIRAFIGQTVIDLVDFPHAEPEEGFKFFRRWRGKSELITPTLAPHATNTVSLRLMMEITELSEEENARIHIHLAQSRAEVKEVKSRYGLKPVEYLKRAGALNDRLLGVHGVYLTDEEIRMLASAGSTLVHCPTSNVKLEGRTINLSGVLQTGVKVALGNDSPNPVGIMDMFLEMRTSALFANLLEGKAHSIPARKIFEIATVGGARALGIRAGLVREGYLADLLLIDARKPWFGPKADPYSLLVYSARGSDVAMTMVNGKIVWKKEGR; encoded by the coding sequence ATGATCGCGCTCATCGGGGACGTCATTGACGCAGAAAGGATACTCAGGAACCATGCCGTTCTGGTAGAGGGAAATACTATCAGCGCCGTAGTTCCCGCTGAGAAAGTCCGGGAATTCGGCCCTGATGAAGTCTACGGCGAGGACGGCTTCTTTGTAATCCCAGGCCTGATAAACGCACACACCCACGTGGCGATGGCGAGGTTTAGAGGGCTTGGCGAGGATATGCCCACGGAGGAGTGGCTTGAGAAGATAATCTGGCCAATGGAAAGGGAGTGGACGGCAAGTGAAATCAGGGAGTGGGCCAGGATTGGCATTATTGAGGCCCTCATGAACGGCTCGACGACGATAAACGACCACTACTTCTTTGCCGATGAGATAGCAAAAGAGGCCGAGAGAGTTGGAATAAGGGCTTTTATCGGGCAGACAGTAATAGATCTAGTGGATTTTCCTCATGCTGAGCCGGAAGAAGGCTTCAAATTCTTCAGGCGCTGGCGGGGAAAGAGTGAGCTAATAACTCCTACTTTGGCTCCACACGCTACCAACACCGTCAGTCTGAGGCTTATGATGGAAATAACCGAGCTGTCGGAAGAGGAAAATGCGAGAATTCACATCCACCTCGCCCAGAGCAGGGCCGAAGTGAAGGAGGTTAAGAGCCGCTACGGCCTAAAGCCTGTTGAATACCTGAAAAGAGCCGGTGCACTGAACGACCGCCTTCTCGGGGTTCACGGCGTCTACCTGACCGACGAAGAAATTAGAATGCTCGCCTCAGCCGGTTCAACCCTTGTCCACTGTCCAACGAGCAACGTGAAGCTTGAGGGGAGGACCATAAACCTTTCCGGAGTTCTCCAAACAGGCGTGAAGGTGGCCCTCGGCAACGACTCTCCAAACCCGGTCGGCATTATGGACATGTTCCTTGAGATGAGAACTTCGGCACTCTTTGCGAACCTCCTCGAAGGAAAAGCCCACTCCATTCCAGCAAGGAAAATCTTCGAGATAGCAACCGTTGGAGGCGCGCGGGCGCTGGGAATTAGAGCTGGCCTTGTCAGGGAAGGCTACCTCGCGGATCTCCTCCTGATAGACGCCAGAAAGCCCTGGTTCGGGCCAAAGGCAGACCCTTACTCTCTGCTCGTGTATTCAGCGAGAGGAAGCGATGTCGCGATGACAATGGTGAACGGAAAAATAGTCTGGAAAAAGGAAGGGAGGTAA